Proteins encoded in a region of the Vibrio sp. CB1-14 genome:
- a CDS encoding IlvD/Edd family dehydratase, whose amino-acid sequence MSRNNDRPNVRFRSQDWFCNEEHIDLAALYSERFMNSGLTPEELHSGKPIIGIAQSGSDMSPCNRVLLELSSRIKDGIREAGGIPLEFPTHPLFENCKRPTAALDRNLAYLSLVEILYGYPIDAVVLTTGCDKTTPSAVMAASTVDIPAIVFSGGPMLDGHHEDKLVGSGTVIWQSRRKLAAGEIDEQQFMDLAMKSAPSVGHCNTMGTASTMNAMAEALGLTLPGSAAIPAAYRERGQMAYYTGKQIVEMAYQDLRPSKILTKPAFLNAIRVNSAIGGSTNAQPHLVAMAKHAQIEITAEDWEQYSHKIPLLANVQPSGEYLCEAFHRAGGVPAVMWELLQNDQLDGNALTVTGRTISQNLEGRETNDRKVIYPYSEPLKHNAGFIVMKGNLFDFAIMKTSVITDEFRQKYLQVPGKEGVFEARAIVFDGSEDYHRRIDDPSLNIDENCILVIRGCGPLGWPGSAEVVNMQPPKHLLERGIQSLPTLGDGRQSGTSDSPSILHASPESAAGGGLAYLDTGDRIQVDLNKGRCNVLVSEQEWQQRKASRGLPSVPASQTPWQEIYRQSVTQMDEGAVFDSALKFDRLSKTLPRHNH is encoded by the coding sequence ATGAGCCGAAATAACGATCGCCCCAATGTGCGCTTTCGTTCGCAAGATTGGTTTTGCAACGAAGAACACATTGACTTAGCAGCGCTCTACTCTGAGCGATTTATGAACTCGGGATTGACCCCTGAGGAGCTGCATTCGGGTAAACCCATCATAGGTATTGCTCAATCAGGGAGTGATATGTCGCCTTGCAATCGCGTGTTGCTAGAGCTGTCATCTCGCATTAAAGATGGCATTCGAGAGGCGGGGGGAATTCCTTTGGAATTCCCAACACATCCACTATTTGAAAACTGCAAGCGCCCAACGGCAGCGCTTGACCGTAACTTAGCTTATCTTTCATTAGTGGAGATCCTTTACGGTTACCCAATCGATGCAGTCGTGCTAACCACGGGCTGTGACAAAACCACGCCTTCAGCGGTGATGGCAGCATCGACGGTAGACATTCCCGCTATCGTGTTCTCCGGTGGTCCCATGCTAGATGGCCACCATGAGGATAAGTTAGTAGGCTCGGGAACAGTCATTTGGCAATCGCGTAGAAAGCTTGCTGCTGGGGAGATTGATGAGCAGCAGTTTATGGATCTTGCTATGAAGTCTGCGCCTTCAGTTGGTCACTGCAATACCATGGGCACGGCCTCAACGATGAACGCGATGGCGGAAGCTCTAGGTCTTACTTTACCCGGCAGTGCAGCTATACCTGCTGCTTATAGGGAAAGGGGACAGATGGCCTATTACACTGGGAAGCAGATTGTAGAGATGGCGTATCAGGATTTAAGACCGTCGAAGATTTTGACCAAACCCGCCTTTTTGAATGCGATTCGAGTGAACTCTGCGATTGGTGGTTCTACTAATGCTCAGCCGCATTTGGTCGCGATGGCGAAACATGCTCAAATTGAGATAACCGCAGAGGATTGGGAACAATACTCACATAAAATTCCGCTACTCGCCAACGTGCAACCTTCGGGGGAATATTTGTGTGAAGCGTTTCATCGAGCAGGAGGTGTTCCTGCGGTGATGTGGGAGCTGTTGCAAAACGACCAGCTTGATGGAAATGCGCTGACGGTTACGGGCAGGACGATCAGCCAAAACCTTGAGGGTCGAGAAACGAATGACCGTAAGGTGATTTATCCATATTCTGAGCCACTGAAACACAACGCTGGCTTTATCGTAATGAAGGGCAACTTGTTTGACTTCGCGATTATGAAAACCAGTGTAATCACGGATGAATTCAGACAAAAGTATCTGCAAGTCCCTGGCAAGGAAGGCGTGTTTGAGGCGAGAGCCATCGTCTTCGATGGTTCCGAGGACTACCATAGACGTATCGATGATCCGAGTCTGAATATCGATGAAAATTGCATATTGGTCATTCGCGGCTGCGGACCTCTTGGCTGGCCTGGCTCTGCTGAAGTCGTCAACATGCAACCACCCAAGCATCTGTTAGAGCGTGGTATTCAAAGCCTACCGACTTTGGGGGATGGCAGGCAATCTGGTACCTCAGACAGCCCTTCGATTCTGCATGCGTCTCCGGAAAGCGCAGCGGGTGGTGGATTAGCCTATCTTGATACTGGGGATAGGATTCAAGTTGACCTCAATAAAGGCCGGTGCAACGTCTTAGTTTCTGAGCAAGAGTGGCAGCAGAGAAAAGCATCACGAGGTCTACCATCAGTGCCTGCAAGTCAGACCCCTTGGCAAGAGATTTATCGTCAATCGGTAACACAAATGGATGAAGGTGCGGTGTTCGATAGTGCTCTTAAATTTGATAGGTTGTCTAAGACGCTTCCAAGACACAATCACTAG
- a CDS encoding glycoside hydrolase family 43 protein: MINNPILKGFHPDPCICRAGDDYYIATSTFEWFPGVRIFHSKDLKNWKLASMPLDTVEKLDMKGNPDSGGIWAPALSYADGKFWLLYTDVKVIDAPWKNGRNYLVTADNIEGPWSDPIPMGNGGFDPSLHHGEDGKKYYVYRTWGPRNHSDPINEIVIQEYDPETHKFVTDRRSIFDGTDLKYTEAPHIYKKDDYFYLITAEGGTSFEHHVTVARSKDIYGSYELSPHGALMSTWHTPNNPLQKAGHGSLVETPDGEWYITYLVSRPLKFPGRPRLARWGRGACSMGRETGIDRLEWKDGWPMVVGGNFAKLEIPEADFGVTSEAESEAIYDDFSSESLQGHWQTLRIPFSDKLGSLNEREGYLRLRGNDSLLSLFEQSTVATRWRHHEFVASTKLEFNSTNFQQSAGLCCYYNTSNWTYLAVEFDEELKKNCIRVMQVDKQAASFHMYDEPIIVQHDTTSIWMRVNVNGLTYQYSYSFDGTNWHDVPVVFDAWRLSDDYIDGRGFFTGAFVGLHCADISGFGCHADFEEFSYEPK; encoded by the coding sequence ATGATCAATAATCCAATTCTTAAAGGCTTTCACCCAGACCCATGTATTTGCCGAGCAGGGGATGACTACTACATCGCAACATCAACGTTTGAGTGGTTTCCGGGCGTGCGTATTTTCCACTCTAAGGATCTGAAAAACTGGAAACTGGCGTCGATGCCGCTCGATACGGTAGAAAAGTTGGACATGAAAGGTAACCCTGATTCAGGCGGCATCTGGGCACCGGCACTTAGCTATGCTGACGGTAAATTCTGGCTACTGTATACCGATGTAAAAGTCATCGATGCACCATGGAAAAATGGTCGTAACTATCTAGTAACCGCGGACAATATCGAAGGTCCTTGGAGTGACCCGATCCCGATGGGTAATGGTGGCTTTGACCCTTCGTTACACCACGGTGAAGATGGTAAGAAGTACTACGTTTATCGAACTTGGGGGCCACGAAATCACAGCGACCCAATCAACGAGATCGTGATTCAAGAGTACGATCCAGAGACACATAAGTTTGTCACAGACCGACGCTCAATCTTTGATGGCACCGATCTCAAGTACACGGAAGCACCACACATCTACAAAAAGGATGATTATTTCTATCTCATCACTGCAGAGGGTGGCACGAGCTTTGAACATCATGTAACAGTTGCTCGCTCTAAAGACATCTATGGATCTTATGAGCTGTCTCCGCATGGTGCCCTTATGTCTACGTGGCACACACCAAACAACCCACTGCAAAAAGCAGGTCACGGGTCATTGGTAGAGACTCCTGATGGCGAATGGTATATCACCTATCTAGTGAGTCGCCCACTTAAGTTCCCTGGCCGTCCAAGACTTGCAAGATGGGGGCGCGGAGCATGTTCTATGGGACGTGAGACGGGCATTGACCGTTTGGAGTGGAAAGATGGCTGGCCGATGGTGGTCGGTGGTAACTTTGCAAAACTTGAGATACCAGAAGCCGACTTCGGCGTTACAAGCGAAGCTGAAAGTGAAGCGATTTATGATGACTTTAGCAGTGAGTCGCTACAAGGTCATTGGCAAACGCTGCGTATTCCGTTTAGCGATAAACTGGGCAGCCTAAATGAACGCGAAGGCTACCTGCGTTTGCGTGGTAACGACAGTCTGTTATCTCTGTTTGAGCAGTCAACGGTGGCAACTCGTTGGCGACACCATGAGTTTGTCGCTTCTACCAAGCTAGAGTTTAACTCTACCAACTTCCAGCAATCAGCAGGCCTTTGTTGCTACTACAACACCAGCAACTGGACTTACCTTGCGGTTGAATTTGACGAAGAACTCAAGAAGAACTGTATTCGTGTTATGCAGGTAGACAAGCAAGCGGCGAGCTTCCATATGTACGATGAGCCAATTATCGTACAGCATGATACGACGTCAATTTGGATGCGAGTCAATGTCAATGGATTGACGTATCAGTACAGCTACTCTTTCGACGGAACAAATTGGCATGACGTGCCAGTAGTGTTTGATGCTTGGCGTCTATCTGATGATTACATTGATGGTCGTGGCTTCTTTACCGGCGCCTTTGTCGGTTTGCATTGCGCGGATATCAGTGGCTTTGGCTGCCATGCTGATTTTGAGGAATTTAGCTATGAGCCGAAATAA
- a CDS encoding glycoside-pentoside-hexuronide (GPH):cation symporter: MEKISLKEKIGYGLGDTACGFIWNATMILLAFFYTDVFGIPAGIMGTLFLVSRILDAITDPLMGSLVDRTRTRFGRFRPFLLWGAIPFALTSMATFYTPDFSEIGKIIYASITYISLTLVYTFINVPYCAMPGAITNDPQERHSLQSVRFFCAAAGGLVISGVALPLVDIIGQGDAQRGYFGAMCILGVVGAILLTISFKTTRERNVFDEESSVNVSKDFKLLFANREWRIMCLFKSMATCSNVIRGGVTLYFVKYVMERPELTSQFLLYGSIAAMLGSLLSAHLLAKYDRIQSFKIIIIVYSILSLALYFAPAEYTVMLFAINIVYLFIFNTTTPVQWLMASDVIDYEEVRSGRRLDGLVFATYLFSLKMGLAIGGALIGWVLAWMSYDASLDVQPDNILQTIKFLFCVAPVILYAGMYYMLSIYRLDTKTINEVAATLEAKRKNQTTDNDQEELTPAVAK; encoded by the coding sequence ATGGAAAAGATCTCCCTCAAAGAAAAAATCGGCTACGGCTTGGGTGATACGGCTTGTGGATTTATCTGGAACGCAACCATGATACTTCTTGCGTTCTTTTACACTGATGTTTTCGGCATACCTGCTGGGATAATGGGGACATTGTTTCTTGTCTCTCGTATTCTGGATGCGATTACAGACCCTCTAATGGGATCGTTGGTCGATAGAACTCGCACCAGGTTTGGACGCTTCCGTCCTTTCCTATTGTGGGGTGCCATACCGTTTGCACTTACGAGTATGGCGACCTTCTATACGCCGGACTTCTCTGAGATAGGTAAGATTATCTACGCCAGCATCACCTATATCTCGTTGACGCTGGTGTATACCTTTATCAACGTTCCATATTGTGCGATGCCAGGAGCGATCACCAATGATCCACAAGAACGTCACTCGTTACAATCAGTTAGATTCTTCTGTGCAGCGGCTGGTGGCCTTGTTATTTCCGGTGTTGCGCTACCGTTAGTAGACATTATCGGTCAGGGTGATGCACAACGAGGCTATTTTGGCGCAATGTGTATTTTGGGTGTCGTTGGCGCCATCCTACTGACAATTAGCTTTAAGACGACACGCGAAAGAAACGTGTTTGATGAAGAAAGCTCAGTTAACGTTTCTAAGGACTTTAAGTTACTGTTTGCTAACCGTGAATGGCGCATCATGTGTCTGTTTAAATCCATGGCAACGTGTTCAAACGTTATTCGTGGTGGTGTGACGCTGTACTTTGTTAAGTACGTAATGGAGCGCCCAGAGCTGACCAGTCAGTTCCTGTTGTACGGAAGTATTGCTGCGATGCTGGGATCGCTTCTATCGGCACATTTACTCGCTAAGTATGACCGAATCCAATCGTTCAAGATCATTATCATCGTTTACTCAATTCTGAGCTTGGCACTGTACTTTGCACCAGCGGAATACACGGTAATGCTGTTTGCTATCAACATTGTTTACCTATTTATCTTCAACACAACAACACCGGTGCAATGGCTAATGGCCTCTGACGTGATTGACTATGAAGAAGTAAGAAGTGGCCGTCGACTAGATGGGCTGGTCTTCGCGACATACCTGTTCAGCCTAAAAATGGGATTGGCAATCGGTGGTGCGTTAATCGGCTGGGTTCTCGCATGGATGAGTTATGACGCCTCACTCGATGTTCAACCAGACAATATTCTACAAACTATTAAGTTCTTGTTCTGTGTCGCGCCAGTAATTCTCTACGCGGGTATGTACTACATGCTGTCCATATACAGACTAGATACCAAAACAATTAACGAGGTCGCTGCGACTCTTGAAGCGAAACGCAAGAATCAGACGACAGACAATGACCAAGAAGAACTCACACCTGCAGTTGCTAAGTAA
- a CDS encoding dihydrodipicolinate synthase family protein has protein sequence MTMENSWEGVIPPVPTAIDATGQFVPKDMAILIDHIVESEVNGMLFLGTIGEFSAMPKEQRKQIAEFCIQHTNKRKPVMIGVAAHSIAETIELAQHAEEAGADAVIVVNPSYVKYSDEGLYLYYRSVAESIHAPVFLYNFPKLTSQFLSVELVERLANDVENIIGIKDTVDEIVSTRNYVMKVKAKHPNFRILSGFDEHLANNLLIGGDGAIPSSSNFAPSLTCGVYQAFQKGDWDTFMNQHRRVSELSEMYQIQAPFFPVVKAAINLVGVEFSQGTMAPCDSISDSAAVRIRELLQTTNIIKG, from the coding sequence ATGACAATGGAAAATAGCTGGGAAGGAGTTATTCCTCCAGTTCCAACGGCCATCGATGCGACGGGACAGTTTGTACCGAAAGACATGGCTATATTAATCGATCACATAGTGGAGTCTGAGGTAAACGGGATGCTATTTCTCGGTACCATTGGCGAGTTTAGCGCGATGCCAAAGGAACAGAGAAAGCAAATTGCTGAATTTTGTATTCAACATACCAATAAGCGTAAACCCGTCATGATTGGTGTGGCTGCTCACTCGATTGCTGAAACGATTGAACTCGCACAGCATGCGGAAGAGGCTGGTGCAGATGCGGTCATCGTCGTCAATCCGTCATATGTGAAATACAGTGATGAAGGGCTTTACCTTTATTACCGCTCCGTCGCTGAGTCGATACATGCACCAGTATTTCTGTATAACTTCCCTAAGCTAACATCTCAATTTCTATCGGTAGAACTTGTTGAGCGCCTTGCGAACGATGTCGAGAACATCATCGGCATCAAAGATACCGTTGATGAGATTGTAAGCACACGTAACTATGTGATGAAGGTAAAGGCGAAACATCCTAACTTCCGTATCTTGTCTGGGTTTGATGAGCATTTGGCTAACAATTTGCTCATTGGTGGTGACGGCGCGATTCCTTCTTCCTCCAATTTCGCGCCAAGTCTGACGTGCGGTGTGTATCAAGCCTTCCAAAAGGGAGACTGGGACACGTTTATGAACCAGCATCGTCGAGTGTCTGAGCTTAGTGAGATGTACCAGATTCAGGCGCCATTCTTTCCAGTCGTCAAAGCAGCGATCAACTTAGTTGGGGTCGAGTTCAGTCAAGGCACGATGGCTCCTTGCGATTCAATCTCTGACAGCGCTGCCGTTCGCATTCGTGAACTATTGCAAACCACCAACATCATCAAAGGGTAA
- a CDS encoding LysR family transcriptional regulator, giving the protein MNTNDIEAFVTVVEYKSYTRASTHLSLSPSALSRRIQSLEKSLQSQLLIRDSHGITLTQSGELFLKHAQAIVNKIGQATREIRSHQSEFSGELTVFSSLGMAKLVMPVINDLSKNAPQMTVNWVLSEGRQAQLNRVVYDVMLHIDTPNDCEMIGQYLGDVELDFYASPMYLAQNGRIGTTDDIDRLGIIYSSADPDATKNWKLTIGGEVKIIELKPRYNVGSPELALELALSNHGIARLPKFLAEELVKQGKLALACIEPQQFSFAIYAIYPSREYLPKKSRLFIENVRLVLDKLGSSN; this is encoded by the coding sequence ATGAACACCAATGATATAGAAGCCTTTGTTACCGTCGTAGAGTACAAAAGTTATACACGAGCATCGACCCACCTAAGCTTATCCCCCTCGGCTTTAAGTCGCCGAATTCAATCGCTGGAAAAGTCGCTGCAATCTCAATTATTGATTCGTGATTCGCACGGTATCACATTGACGCAAAGCGGTGAGTTGTTTCTTAAACATGCGCAAGCTATTGTGAACAAAATTGGACAGGCGACACGAGAAATTCGCAGTCATCAATCAGAATTCTCGGGTGAGCTTACGGTATTTTCCTCGCTTGGAATGGCAAAGTTGGTTATGCCAGTTATCAATGATCTATCGAAAAATGCTCCGCAAATGACGGTTAATTGGGTGTTAAGCGAAGGAAGGCAGGCTCAGTTAAATAGAGTAGTCTATGATGTCATGCTGCATATTGATACGCCGAATGACTGCGAGATGATTGGCCAATATCTTGGAGATGTAGAGTTGGATTTTTATGCTAGCCCAATGTACCTCGCGCAAAACGGGAGAATTGGCACCACCGACGATATCGATCGACTGGGCATTATTTACTCCTCGGCGGATCCGGATGCAACAAAAAATTGGAAGCTTACCATTGGAGGAGAAGTTAAAATCATTGAACTTAAGCCCAGGTACAACGTTGGCAGCCCTGAACTTGCTTTAGAGCTCGCACTTTCAAATCATGGTATTGCTAGGTTACCCAAATTTCTAGCTGAAGAACTAGTAAAGCAAGGAAAGCTCGCTCTTGCGTGTATCGAGCCACAACAGTTTTCATTTGCTATCTACGCTATTTATCCCAGTAGAGAGTACTTGCCTAAAAAGTCTCGATTGTTTATTGAGAATGTCAGATTAGTCCTTGATAAGTTAGGGAGCTCTAATTAA
- a CDS encoding AraC family transcriptional regulator: MNRVCFVRAFDFIDFYKQVLNRYRLAPEQLSIPPQVFKDSMSLVPLNELSKLYEELDALVPDHDFVINTMADLPINRLGSLGRWVLSATDFAMCLRRLSNGMPCTNSGANLSTAIVGNIVKWTYTTTSLSNIAQIHDSIRHGLFLLKIMQYYLGEDYKPHRVFLCGYRDNSAVYEDIFGCDVTWGSAQSEIWFPSHYRFLPFQTQSRLSSNLAMTYSDLDNLLDMPNPDDSIKTISELIKYSRHYGFPTISRVSTLAGCSIQQLQRELTKRDLSYRVLSGHVLSHFAIEQMLLGHPPKFVAESIGYDNVASFNRMFKNQRGLTPKQFLGQIE, encoded by the coding sequence ATGAATAGGGTGTGCTTTGTAAGAGCGTTTGATTTTATCGATTTCTATAAACAGGTGCTAAATCGTTATCGGCTTGCCCCAGAACAACTGTCAATTCCGCCTCAAGTTTTTAAAGACTCAATGTCACTGGTGCCTTTGAACGAACTTTCTAAGCTGTATGAGGAGCTTGACGCACTTGTGCCTGACCATGACTTTGTCATCAATACCATGGCTGATTTACCGATAAACAGATTGGGTTCACTGGGAAGGTGGGTACTTTCCGCGACTGACTTCGCTATGTGTTTGCGTCGTTTAAGCAATGGTATGCCTTGCACCAACTCGGGGGCGAACTTGAGTACTGCAATCGTGGGGAACATCGTAAAGTGGACATACACGACCACATCATTAAGCAATATTGCTCAGATTCATGACAGCATTCGTCACGGCCTTTTTCTGCTCAAAATCATGCAATATTACCTCGGTGAAGATTACAAACCGCATAGGGTGTTTCTTTGCGGATATCGTGACAACAGCGCTGTCTATGAGGATATTTTCGGCTGTGATGTCACATGGGGCAGTGCTCAATCGGAGATTTGGTTTCCTTCACATTATCGATTTCTTCCCTTTCAAACTCAATCGAGGCTGAGCTCTAATCTCGCAATGACCTATAGCGATTTAGATAACCTGCTTGATATGCCCAACCCAGATGACAGTATCAAAACGATATCAGAGTTAATCAAGTACAGTCGCCACTATGGATTCCCTACTATTTCTAGGGTATCGACGCTTGCAGGGTGTTCGATACAGCAACTACAAAGGGAGCTAACTAAGAGAGATTTGAGCTATAGAGTGCTAAGCGGTCACGTTTTAAGTCATTTTGCTATCGAGCAAATGTTGTTGGGTCATCCCCCCAAATTTGTTGCTGAATCCATTGGCTATGACAATGTAGCGAGTTTCAATAGAATGTTTAAGAATCAAAGGGGGTTAACACCGAAACAGTTTTTAGGTCAAATTGAATGA
- a CDS encoding MFS transporter translates to MVLQQSPLFVGTSADFAIHIVALVALLASVGAGLYGFWRVHELPIDKAHRQNHNQVGLITVLTWIGFIWHWVWVVAVFLAFIDLEKAVISIRDTWHGASDNKLNDREV, encoded by the coding sequence ATGGTTTTACAGCAAAGTCCTTTATTCGTAGGAACCAGTGCTGACTTCGCTATACACATTGTGGCATTGGTTGCATTGCTTGCGTCTGTCGGAGCGGGTTTATATGGTTTTTGGCGAGTCCACGAACTCCCTATCGACAAAGCCCACCGACAAAATCACAACCAAGTGGGTCTTATCACAGTACTAACATGGATTGGGTTTATATGGCATTGGGTCTGGGTAGTCGCGGTTTTCCTCGCATTTATTGATCTAGAAAAAGCCGTAATTTCTATAAGAGATACGTGGCACGGAGCGTCAGACAACAAGTTGAACGATCGAGAGGTATAA